GAACTTCTTCTTCGGGCACGAGATGTACCGGCGCATCCAGGGGGCCCGGGATCTGGCCGGGGTCCGCAGCGCCGCCCTGGGCTTCCTGGAGGCCCGGCCCGAGTGGAGCCGGAGCGAGCGGCTGACCTTTACCTAGTCCTTCTGCTGCTTGGCCAGCTCTTCACGGAGTCTCTTCCCGGCGTCCTCCACGGGGTAGCCGGGGAGGGCGAAGGTGGAGGCGGGGATGGGCCCCTGTTTGATCTCCGTGGCCACGGAACTCGAACTGGTCCCCATGAAGCCGCTCATCTTCGTCCTGAGGGGGATGCCCTTGATCCGGCTCATCTCCTCATAGAGCTTCCGGAAGGCGGTGGCCATGGGGCCGGCCTTGGCCATGAGGGCAGCCCGGGCACGGATCATCTTCGTGTAGCTGCCCGAAGGGATCGGGGGCACCAGGGATGGGTCCGCGCTCAAGAGCATCTGGAGCTTGCCGACCTTGATGTCCCAGAGGGTGCAGGTCCGGCCCGCCACCACTTCGGTGCCCGTCTTCTTGACTTCGCACTTGCCGGGATCGCCGAAGACGGCCCCCATCATGCCGCTGACCCCACCCCCCGTCTTGTCCTCCATGGCATCCAGGGCGGCCAGGGCGTCCTCCAGGCGGAGCATGGAGATCATCCTGTGCTCGTGGTCGATGGTGTAGGAGACCGCCTTCTCGAAGTCCACCAGACTGTCGCTCCGGGTGCTCTTGTTCTGGATCAGCTGGTATCGGGAGCTGTAGTAGTGGGTCTCGGTCATGGTCTTGCTGCCCAGGAAGGCCTTGGCGCTGGTCTGGAAGGTGATGGTCAGGTCGGCGGCGCCCATGGACAGGACGGAAAACAACAAGGCGATTGTATATAATACAAAACGTTTCATGGCTTTCTCCTTGGATGGGGTGACCAAGGTTAACCTCATTCCAGGCTGCATGCAGCCATGAAGGGATGACCATGGCGAAGGTGCTGGTGGTGGATGACAGTCGGGAGACCTGTGAGCTTCTGGAGCTTCTGCTGGGAGAAGGCGGGCTGGGGCTGGAGGTGGTCAAGGCCACCCGGCCTGAACAGGCGCTGGAGCTGCTCAATACCGGCAGCTTCGAGGTGATGCTCTCCGACATCAACCTGGAGGCCGCTCTGGATGGCCTGGATCTCCTGCGGGTGGCCAAGCCCCTGGGGGTGGAGACCATCCTCCTCACGGGCTTCGGTACGCTTGAGAAGGCCCTGGAGGCGGTGCGGGAGGGGGCCTTCGACTTCCTTTCCAAGCCCTGGAACAACGAGGAGCTCAAGTCCCTGGTCAAGCGTGCGGTGGTGCGGCGCGAGAACCTGGCCCGGAAGGCCGACAAAGGGCCGGTGCCCAAGGTCCGGAAGAGTCTGATGATCGGCTCCAGCCCGAAGATGATGGAGGTGTACCGCACCATCGCCTCCCTCCAGAACAGCCGCTCCACGGTGCTGATCTCCGGCGAGAGCGGGACCGGCAAGGAGCTGGTGGCCCGGAACGTTCACCAGAGCAGCGATCGCAAAGACCGCCCCTTTGTCGCCATCAACTGCGGGGCCATGACGGAGAGTCTGTTGGAGTCCGAGCTCTTCGGGCATGAGAAGGGGGCCTTCACCGGGGCCATCTCCGACAAGAAGGGGCTCTTTGAGGAGGCCAGTGGCGGAACCATCTTCCTGGACGAGATCGGGGAGACGACCCCCAGCTTCCAGGTCCGCCTGTTGCGGGTGCTCCAGGAGCAGGAGATCCGGCGGGTGGGCGGCAGCCGGACCATTCAGGTGGATGTCCGCGTCATCGCCGCCACCAACCGCGACCTGGAGCAGATGGTCAAGACAGGCCGGTTCCGGGAGGATCTCTTCTACCGCCTGAGCGTGGTGGAGATCCGGGTGCCCCCGGTCCGGGAGCGCTACTCCCTGGATGATCACGGTGATCGGGTGAACTCGGACATCCCCCTGCTCCTGGACCACTTCATGGTGGAGGCCAGCCAGAAGGACGGTCAGGCCTACGCCATCCGTCCGGATGCCCGGCGGATGCTCGAGGCCTATTCCTGGCCGGGCAACGTGAGGGAGATGGGGAACGTCATCGAGCACCTGACCCAGCTGAGCCGGGGGCGGGAGATCACGCCCGAGGATCTGCCGGAGAAGGTCCAGGAGGAGGCAGTCAAGCGGGGACCGGTCCTGCCCCAGGCTCTGGCTCCGCTGTTGGAGCTGATCGAGGGCTGGGATCATCTGCCCACCCTTGAGGAACTCGAGAAGCGCTACATCCACGTTCTCCTCAGACAGGAGCCCCGCAAAAGTCGGGTGGCGGAGATCCTGGGCAAGGACCGGACCACCCTCTACCGGAAGCTCAAGGACCTTGGCTTGGCCGAACCTGGTGAGGAGTAGGGGTACAGTGTTGCAATGTGCCACGCGATGCGGGATGCAACGCTCTCAGGCGGTGTCTGGATGCGTTCTGGCGAGCATTCTGAAGCAATCGGTACTTGGCACACATCCTGCCTTAAGGGAGCCATGCCGGACGCCCGGCCAACCCTAGGAGAAACTCAATGAACAAGCTCGCCGCCCTGCTTGTGGCCGCCGCCATCATCAGCCCCGCCTTCGCCGAGCAGGCCAAGAAGCCCGCTGAGACCGCCCAGGTCGAGACCAAGAAGCCCGTGAAGAAGGCCACCAAGAAGGCCGTGAAGAAGGCTGAGGCCGCTCCCGCCGCTGCCGCCGAGAAGAAGGCCATGCCCGCCGAGGAGCAGAAGGCTCCCGAGGCTGCCGCCCCCGCCCCCAAGAAGGCCAAGAAGCACACCATGAAGAAGAAGGCCGCCAAGAAGGCCGAGGCCGCTCCTGCCGAGGAGAAGAAGGCCATGACCGCCGAGGAGCAGAAGGCTCCCGAGGCCGCCGCCCCCGCCCCCAAGAAGGCCAAGAAGCACACCATGAAGAAGAAGGCCGCCAAGAAGGCCGAGGCTGCTCCTGCCGAGGAGAAGAAGGCCATGACCGCCGAGGAGCAGAAGGCTCCCGAGGCCGCCGCTCCCGCCCCCAAGAAGGCCAAGAAGCACGCCAAGAAGCACGCCAAGAAGGCTGCTGTCAAGGCTGAGGCTGCTCCCGCCGAGGAGAAGAAGGCCATGACCGCCGAGGAGCAGAAGGCTCCCGAGGCCGCCGCTCCCGCCCCCAAGAAGGCCAAGAAGCACGCCAAGAAGGCCAAGAAGGCTGCCGTCAAGGCTGAGGCCGCTCCCGCCGAGGAGAAGAAGGCTGTGACCGCCGAGGAGAAGAAGGCTGATGAGGCTGCCGCTCCCGCCCCCAAGAAGGCCAAGAAGCACGCCAAGAAGGCCAAGAAGGCTGTCAAGGCCGAGGCCGCTCCTGCCGCCGAGCAGAAGTAAGAAATCCCTTAACCGGGTGGGAAAAGCGGGCTTCGGCCCGCTTTTTTGTGCCCCAGGGAAGGGATGGCGCTGCTGGGCGAGCGTCTTGACTGTTGCTGCCACCGAGATTGCTCTGTCTGCTGGCTGAGGGTCGACCGCCTAAGGCTGTTCTCGCCTCCTGTGTCCCTTCCGAGCCTCCCCAGGGCGACATCCGATGCCAAGCGTGGGGAGACGAAGGGTCAGAGCAGAAAGGTTGCCTTGGTGGGTGCCCCAAAGGATCCTGGGCCGCATTAGGGACCCCGTGCCCGTCCGGCTGCATTGAGTGGCTCACCTGCAAAGGCCCCCGCCTCAGGCGGGGGATGCCTTACCTCTGTGTCAGAGGCCATTGGTCTGAAATTCCACCTCGATGATGTGGGCGGGCTCCTTGGTGACCCAGGGGAGGCCTTTCAGGACTCGGAGCTTTCGAGTGTCCATTGCTCATGATTGGTGGATGGCTGTCGATAATATCCTGAATTCTGTTTCAGATATTGAATAGAGGGTTGAATTCGAAGTCCTGCCGAATCGGCAAATGGTTTTAGGCCATTGCTTGGATAATTTTGAGATTCCGAGAATCCACCCGGGCGCCTAGCTCATTAGCGATTCTGTACACGGTTCCCACGCCAAGGCTCCTGGGAGATTTCCCGGTTCACAAAAGAGTTGCAAGGCTGTTGCACCCGTTCATACTCTTTGCCTAGTGAGGCGATGCCTCTTCTGCTGTTGCAGGAATGTGACGATGGCGCAGAAGGTTCCCCATCCGCCCCTTTCACCCAACCTCGACCCACACAACCACGGAGGATCCCTATGAGGAGCTATCGTTCAACCCTCGCGACGCTGATCGTCGCGGGCATCAGCGCGACGGTGGGGCTCCAGGCCCAGACCGTCACCACCGGTGCCATCAGCGGTAAGGTGC
The sequence above is drawn from the uncultured Holophaga sp. genome and encodes:
- a CDS encoding sigma-54 dependent transcriptional regulator; translation: MTMAKVLVVDDSRETCELLELLLGEGGLGLEVVKATRPEQALELLNTGSFEVMLSDINLEAALDGLDLLRVAKPLGVETILLTGFGTLEKALEAVREGAFDFLSKPWNNEELKSLVKRAVVRRENLARKADKGPVPKVRKSLMIGSSPKMMEVYRTIASLQNSRSTVLISGESGTGKELVARNVHQSSDRKDRPFVAINCGAMTESLLESELFGHEKGAFTGAISDKKGLFEEASGGTIFLDEIGETTPSFQVRLLRVLQEQEIRRVGGSRTIQVDVRVIAATNRDLEQMVKTGRFREDLFYRLSVVEIRVPPVRERYSLDDHGDRVNSDIPLLLDHFMVEASQKDGQAYAIRPDARRMLEAYSWPGNVREMGNVIEHLTQLSRGREITPEDLPEKVQEEAVKRGPVLPQALAPLLELIEGWDHLPTLEELEKRYIHVLLRQEPRKSRVAEILGKDRTTLYRKLKDLGLAEPGEE